The window CCTCCCGCCCGACGATCTCCCCGTTATCACGGATAATTCTCTCGGCTTGCGCTTTAAATCCTTTATAGCCGGCATCCACCACCGTTTCTTCACCCGGAGCCAGACTGGAGTCTTCCTTTATAATTGGATCGGCTTCCACGGTTTCGGTTACCCAGCTCCGGATGGTGACATCCTGTTTCGTCTTGGTTTCGCCATAAACTTGAACGGTGATGTAATTCCTGCCGGTATTGGTTCGCAGGTAAGCATGACCGGGCAGTGTGTTTTTAAATTTAAAATCCAGCAAATCCCACGCCACCGCGGCATCCCGCCCCAGGGGCACATAACTGACGGCCAGGGAGTGGTTGTGTCTTTCCACAAGGGTTAAATTGGCCAGCAGGATGGCGTTATACAAGGTGGTGGATACCTGACAAATGCCCCCGCCCAAAGCTTCGTCGAATTCATTGCCCACAATAACCCTGGCCGGACGGAAACCCGCCGCAGCGGTACGGGCCCCAACGGTTTGGTTAAAAGAAAATTCCTGGCCGGGCTTTAACATCAGGTTGTTGATTTTATCGGCCGCTAGTTTTATGTTCATGCGGCGGTTTGTATTCTCACCGTCAAAATAGGTTGTAAACTCACCAATTTTGCCGTTAATCTTCAAGGCCTCAATCTCCTGCAGGGTTGTACCGGCCTCCAATTCATCCGTCTTCAAAGCAATCTTCAGTTCTTTTCCATTACGGATGGCTTGAACCAGATCATTGTAAATCTGCTCGTAATTTACCTTCCTTCCCTTTTGATCCGGGATAAGCAGGACCTCTCCATCTTCAATTTTAAAGGAAGCATCCGTGGCCGGGCGTTCAATAGAATTCAGCATGGGGTTTAAGATCAGGGCTAATTTATCTTTGTCCAGCCATACGGAAAGAGCAATCTCCCTATTGGCAGGTTGAAAATAGGCTTTCCACTGCTGCAGCAGGGAGTGATCCCTGGGCGTAAAGACCTGATCCAGGGTATCGTTCACATTCACCGTAAAACCCAACTCCTCGAGAGAAACCGTCC is drawn from Desulforamulus ruminis DSM 2154 and contains these coding sequences:
- a CDS encoding VanW family protein — translated: MSEAGAGTKTKWLVYLGISVLLVGAVVSGFLLRLEQAEANKVPPGVSVRGLDMSNWEREQVEEKLEELAQDLSTQEVSVVFEDQTRTVSLEELGFTVNVNDTLDQVFTPRDHSLLQQWKAYFQPANREIALSVWLDKDKLALILNPMLNSIERPATDASFKIEDGEVLLIPDQKGRKVNYEQIYNDLVQAIRNGKELKIALKTDELEAGTTLQEIEALKINGKIGEFTTYFDGENTNRRMNIKLAADKINNLMLKPGQEFSFNQTVGARTAAAGFRPARVIVGNEFDEALGGGICQVSTTLYNAILLANLTLVERHNHSLAVSYVPLGRDAAVAWDLLDFKFKNTLPGHAYLRTNTGRNYITVQVYGETKTKQDVTIRSWVTETVEADPIIKEDSSLAPGEETVVDAGYKGFKAQAERIIRDNGEIVGREALPASRYYPKAKIIHVGPSEEKAMSKEEVNSSIEEKPDHSKKEQEQKQEEYVQTEF